In Candidatus Hydrogenedens sp., the genomic window TGCTCGAGAGGAAAATATTTTTATACCAGAGAAAATCGCTCTTGAGTTTTACTCGAATCGTCTCTTAGAGAAGATGGAAATAAATTCGGGGATTACATCTATTTCTCCGTATTGGCTTTACATGACCATTCCTATAACTTACCCAGCATTGGAACGCTGTTTTGATGCTGAGTTACGACATTATGTGTTTATAAATCTTGTTCAGGCTGCTATAGCCATTGAACGATTTCGTTTAAAAAATAATCGTCTCCCTGAGGAATTACAGGAACTTGTTCCCGATTATATTTCAGCAATTCCTAAAGACCCATGGAAGAATGGCGAACCGATTAAATATATAAAAGGAGATGATTTTGCATTTAAAGTATATAGCATTGGGTGGGATAAAGAAGACGACGGTGGAGTGGAAAGGGATTTAGAAAAAGGAATAAGAAATATACACGAAGGAGATATCGTTTTTACGGTGCTGCCGTTAAATATTCGTCAACAGCCGGATATATCAGCGGATGTGGATTTGTCCTCGTTCTTTTCGAATAAGCCGTATTGAGGACGAATGGGACGGGGGACAGATGAGACAGATGAGACAGATGGGACAGATGGGGCGGATGGGACGAATGAGACGGATGGGACAGGGGACGAATAGGATGGATGGGACGAATGAGGTGGGAGGGGACAGATGGGGCGGATGGGAAAGATAGGGGGGGAAAGGGCAGATGGGACGGATAGGGCGGGAAGGAAAAATGAGATGGGACAGATGGGGTAGAGGGGACAGGTAGGATGGGTATAAGAAGAGAAGCGTTATATCGCGTAGCGAGCATATTCATGGTAGATAGAACAGATAAGGCGAGTAGGACGGAGGGGTTGGAAAGGGCGGATGGGGTTGGATGGATTAACTTGCGGTGCTTCCTGTGCGATAACCTGCTATGTCCACAGTAACAAAACGATAGCCTAATTTTTGTAATTCTTGAAGGACTTTCTCTCGGATAGGTTCGGAAATTAGTCGAGGTAAGTCTTGTAATTCTACTTCAATGCGTGCAAGATTTTGATGATTACGAACGCGATATTGTTTGAATCCTAATGACTTTAATATTTTTTCTGCATTTTCTATTCGTTTCAGGTCTTCGATAGTAATCGGTGTACCTGTAGGGATTCGAGATGATAAGCAGGCAAAACTGGGTTTGTCAGCAGTGGGTAATTGTCGCAGTTCACTAAGAATACGAATTTCCTGTTTTGTCATACCTATTTCCGATAGGGGAGTAATTACGCCGAATTTTTGCATGGCTAACTTTCCGCTTCGTGTTGTGTCCAATAAATCATCTGCATTTTCGCCACAGGCAATTGCCTGGAAATTATTCTGTTTTGCAAACTCCATCATGGTTTTAAAGAGTTCACTTTTGCAATAGTAGCAACGATAGGGGTCATTCTTTAAGAATCGTTCATCTTTGAACTCATTGGGATATATTATGGATATATTCCACTGTTGTTGTTTTGCTAATTCAAGGGCTTCTTTTAACTCGTCTCGAGGCATGCTGGGGGTATCTGCAATAAGCAGGACGCAGCGATTGCCCAATATTTCATGAGCGACTGCGGAAAGGTAGGTCGAATCCACACCACCGGAATACGCAATTACAAGTGATGTGAAATTTTGCAGGTATTTTTTAAGTTTCAATTCTTTATGGAGTGCTTGTTCTCTTAATGATGACATTTTTTATCCTTTTCTATCTAATGATATTTATAACCGTGCCATTCATATGTTCTACAAAAATATCGTCCAATCGGACATTACATAATTTGTTTTCTAAACAATCCGAACTTTTTACAGTAACACGAATATAATTATCTGTATATCCCTGCCAACAGTTGTTGACTTTTTCTTCAAATAAAACTGTTCTCTCGGTATTTTGGGATTTTCTGTAAAACAGATTTCGTTTTCTTTTACTTAATTCAATTAACAAATCTACACGGCGGTCAATTTCCGAATTTGCGACTTGCTCAGGAAAAGAATAGGAAGGGGTTCCTTCTCTGGGCGAGTATGGAAAAATATGTAGAAAAAATATCGGTAACTGTTCAAGAAAATGTAATGTTTCCTCAAATAACGATATTGTCTCACCTGGGAAGCCCACAAGAACATCAGAACTAATTCCGATATTCGGCACAGTTTCTATTGCCTTCTGGATAAAATCTTGATAGGTTTCACGAATATATCGGCGATTCATTTTTTTTAATATGGTATTTGAACCGGATTGTAGAGGTATATGGAGGTAGGGAACCAATGGAAACTGATTATCCTTCATTCGGATAAGGAATTCTTCATTTAACGAGGTAATCTCAATAGAACTTAATCGAATCCGTGCTTGATTTCCGAACTGTTTATAAATTGCATCTAAGAGGTTAATCAGGTTTTTCCCCTCAAAATTGTAATTCCCTATATTGACCCCTGTTAATACAATTTCTTTTACTCCTGCTTCAATACGCCAATTTATTTCCTGTAAAATTTCTTGCATATTTCGTGAACGGGAAGGTCCGCGGAGGTAAGGAATAATACAATAAGAGCAGTAGCAATCACATCCTTCCTGTATTTTAATGTTTGCTCGGTGAAAGCCTGGTATAGTAATGGGTTTTGTAAGCAAGCCATTCAATGCGGTCAGTTCCCATGTTGTCCCTGTTAAAAGGTAAGGGGTTTTTCGCTTTTCTCCTTTTATATAAGGGAACCAATCCATTTTTCGTTTATTATCTACAATCAGGTCTATGCCCGGGATTTCTTTCAATGTTTCTATATCTTTTTCAACATAGCACCCAATAACAACGATTTCTACATTGGGATTTTGTCGAATTGTATGGCGAATGACTTTCCTGCATTTTACTTCCGCCTCATGGGTTACTGCACAGGTATGGATAATACAAAGGTCGGCTGGAGAGTCTTTGGATGCAATTTCGTAGCCTAATTCATAAAGTTTTTGGAGCATTGCATCGGATTCTGCCTGATTTAAACGACATCCGAGCGTGTGAATATGAATATGTTTCATAGAACAAGTGTATCTTTTCTATTTTAAGGGATTACTTGATTAATTCTAATCCCTGAGGATAATTTTCGAGTAATCGCGAGAGATATAGTTCCGCCGATTCCAGTTCGCGATATGCCTTTTGAACATCGGCTGATGAAACTTCGCGTTTTAATGATTTTTTCTGAATCTCTTCATATTTATATTGTGTTATTACCTTATTCTGATATGCAATGATTACTTCCAGTTCTTTTAAGAGTTTTTGTTCAGGGGCAATTGTTTC contains:
- the larE gene encoding ATP-dependent sacrificial sulfur transferase LarE, with amino-acid sequence MSSLREQALHKELKLKKYLQNFTSLVIAYSGGVDSTYLSAVAHEILGNRCVLLIADTPSMPRDELKEALELAKQQQWNISIIYPNEFKDERFLKNDPYRCYYCKSELFKTMMEFAKQNNFQAIACGENADDLLDTTRSGKLAMQKFGVITPLSEIGMTKQEIRILSELRQLPTADKPSFACLSSRIPTGTPITIEDLKRIENAEKILKSLGFKQYRVRNHQNLARIEVELQDLPRLISEPIREKVLQELQKLGYRFVTVDIAGYRTGSTAS
- the mtaB gene encoding tRNA (N(6)-L-threonylcarbamoyladenosine(37)-C(2))-methylthiotransferase MtaB; translated protein: MKHIHIHTLGCRLNQAESDAMLQKLYELGYEIASKDSPADLCIIHTCAVTHEAEVKCRKVIRHTIRQNPNVEIVVIGCYVEKDIETLKEIPGIDLIVDNKRKMDWFPYIKGEKRKTPYLLTGTTWELTALNGLLTKPITIPGFHRANIKIQEGCDCYCSYCIIPYLRGPSRSRNMQEILQEINWRIEAGVKEIVLTGVNIGNYNFEGKNLINLLDAIYKQFGNQARIRLSSIEITSLNEEFLIRMKDNQFPLVPYLHIPLQSGSNTILKKMNRRYIRETYQDFIQKAIETVPNIGISSDVLVGFPGETISLFEETLHFLEQLPIFFLHIFPYSPREGTPSYSFPEQVANSEIDRRVDLLIELSKRKRNLFYRKSQNTERTVLFEEKVNNCWQGYTDNYIRVTVKSSDCLENKLCNVRLDDIFVEHMNGTVINIIR